In Anoplopoma fimbria isolate UVic2021 breed Golden Eagle Sablefish chromosome 7, Afim_UVic_2022, whole genome shotgun sequence, the DNA window TAAACACAGAGTTCAAACTTCGGCCCTCCTCTCCGGTTCAACAAGCAACcaaggtagagagagagagagagagagagagagagagacagagagcagtggTGGTCGAGCGAGCTGCAAAGTGAATGAAGAGAGGGACCATTGTTAGTGAGAACAAAACCGtgaattaaaagaataaaatgttattttctaatGCACAAATAGACAAATACACAACCACACCTCCTCATCACATCACATCCTGCAGGAAggtgaaagattttttttaatgcagcacgAGGCACGATTTCATCCTGTCTGGTCTTGTGGATCGATATCATTTAATATGATAAATCTTTTAGctgatttttgaaaaaagtgaataaagtatCCTTTGgttttattcatacattttcagaatataAACATTTTGGAGATTCAATTAGTTAGACAAAATGTATGATAACCCAAAGTGtaacaaaggctttttttcataaacaatCTTGCAGTAGCAAGGATTAAAACAAGGATGTCCTCTTTCTGCATATATATCTATCtaattattatatcataattataacaccatttttttaaatgaacaataaatcagaaagtttgtgaataaatgcatgctttagaataaaaaaacatcactgtatgctgatggtgaaaaacaaaaaaatgcaaccaaatGTTGCTTCTCTTACTGCCTTAgatgaaaaacaatacaacTTTTCAATAAATTCCAGACAGAAACCAACTATAACAAATGTGCTACGAATTGAATCTCTGAagggtatttttcttttactctgtCGCAATCTGCCAATAAAAAGGATAAATTGCCAAATATATGTATTCTGTATCTAGAGTATATCCATATAAACCTGGAATACATTACAAAGGGAATTCAttttgtatgtataaatatatatatatatatatatatatatatatatggaaacaggattttacattcacatatataaaaagtatttcattacaaaacatttaggGAGCAGCTTTTAATTCTCAGTGTAGTTGACTTTTCCTTTCACtggttaaaaaataacagtTCCTGGTAGGAGGTCATACACTTGGCCATTGTTAGGGTTGCGTGCTCTCTTTAAGCAGGTGACTGTACTCTGCCAAAGATTGTTAAGGTTGTTTACATGAGTTGCATTAGTTCAAATTTTGTAGGCtaaagtttttatttgaatgtgtcacatacacattgattaaaaatgtaGGTAAATATAAGTATTGGATCAGACTCTGTAACAGATTCCAATAcaaaaggacataaaaaaaatgatttctgaccaacaagttttttttgtatttgagctcatgtgtattttcttgtatatgaaaacaaccaaaagacaaatgtacagtattatgATGGACATTATTCTGACCTGCTCCCTGAAGGACAGACCATTGAGGACTTTGTCCGTGGTAATGAACTCCTGAGTGATCTGGTGAAGAAGTGCGGAGGCCGCTGCCATGTCGTTGATAATAAATACTGGAAGAGCAACCAGCAGGATGAATACAGGAACAACCAGTTCCAAGTGAAGGAGCTACTCAAAACAATGGAAAAGATAACTGAGGCAAACAGAGGAAGCTACTACACCAATGAGATGCTACAAGcagtggaggaaaaaataaaacaggaggaggagctcattAGACAGTCACCAGGAAACATGTCAGAGATAGAGATCAGAGAGAAGGCTAAAGACAGAGTATATGACAGGCTTTGGATCAATTTGGCAGCTTTTACAGCAGGTGCACTGTTAGAAGCTTTTCTTGGTATAaagttgtttgtaaaaaaagacacaattatGCAGAGAGTTGCTGCTGTGCTGATACAAACaataagacattttacatttagcaAAGCATTGGAGAAAGCAGGTGCAGGTGAAGCAGCATTTAAGTCAGTAGAAGCTGTCATGAAACAACACTTTTAGTCTTAAAAGCACATTATAATACAGCCAAAGATGAAACAGATTCAAAACTATTGATCAGCTGTTTCTCTTAAAGATGGGGAGAGAAtgtatcattaaaaagtaacacCTCCCTGTAAATAACAAGACATCTTTAACCATTGAGCTTATCACGATTATTCATGTCATAAGTTGTACTTAATGTTTGAGTTTCAAAGTGAATCACTTATTCCTGTTTCACCAGCTCACCACAGAGTGTCTGTTTGATGTTAGTGCATGTAACCTcaaagattaaacatttttcagagcattaatcaactcttaaaagtggtttaaatcaaactattgtAGACTGTTTGCTGTATTTCTGTCCGTTTCCTGTTACAGAGCTAACCAGAAAACCTACTTACACTAACCTGTAcgtcatattttatattttacatccatatggtttacattttataattcatacctaaaataaatgttagatttgctcatcatgtttattttgtatttactcttGCTCATTGTCTCCTGTTGCAGAAATAACCAGAACCAATGTTACATAATCtatgtaaaacataattttgttaGACAATAGTTAAGTTTTTTTGTGGATTACAATGTATCACcaagaaaaatatgaacaagCAATAAATTCAAAACTAtggaaaatgttatttcagcaaatattttttatttactcgGTAAAGTAAACTACCGTCCTCCGAcacaccacacccacacacacacacacacacacacacacacacacacacacacacacacacacacttacagtaagtgaaagtgaaacttaagtaaaagcagaGTCGGAGCAGAGGAGTAAAGAGACACGTAGGACGGTCGTCTGGTCGAAAACTTTTACTCTTCACTGATTTCTCTTCTAACAACATTAAAAGTAAGTTAAAGTTACTTCTTTCAGTTATTATAATTTGTTCACAACGCTCACTGTACATTACTCTATGATATATTCTAGAAAGTTAGAAATTAATTGTGGCATTCCTGGAGTACTCTGTGAAGATGTTTgattaactatttttttttaaaacaccgtCTTGAAAGAAGAAGACTGTGTGCAGACATGACTGCTTCTGCTACCAAAACCTCAACAATCAtattaatgtcaaattaaactTCCCTGTATGATCTTGAGCACATGAAACAGAGTTCATTAACgggtctgtgtgtttctgagaggaggagacctcTGCGTATAATTCGCCTCCTTAATATGAACACTGAGAGAATCATAACAGGGAGAAGTTGACTGCAATGAGAGCAATGgtggtaaaaacaacaactcccatgatcccacaCTACGTTACAACGTCACCAAACTCcatctgttattgttttatgaGAGAGCCCTAGCAACAGAAAGTTatataaagtgagtttaaaGAAGTAGAGGCCAAATACAGAGCAGTGTAACAACACTAACATATGAGTTAATGTCTTaaaataagatgtaaaaaaGTAATGCTGAATATAATTCAGCTctataaatgataataacagacaaatattaaaaataatttaatagtatgactttatgaAAAGCTTTgctcttaaaaacatttgataaagtATGCTTGggttaaattcatattttttttgagTAATTAAATTTTGGAGACTCAATTAGTagataaaatgtataataacccaaagtgtaaaataattaaCTGCTTTTTTCCTTAAACAATCCCACagtagagaaaaataaaacaaagatgtcCTCTTTCTGCATATCTACTTATCCAACAATCCTTTTAAGAATGAAagaatatcatattaaacaggattttacattcacatatataaaaagtatttcattacaaaacatttaggGAGCAGCTTTTAATTCTCAGTGTAGTTGACTTTTCCTTtcactggttaaaaaaaacccagttcCTGGTAGGAGGTCATACACTTGGCCATTGTTAGGGTTGTGTGCTCTCTTTAAGCAGGTGACTGTACTCTGCCAAAGATTGTTAAGGTTGTTTACATGAGTTGCATTAGTTCAAATTTTGTAGGCtaaagtttttatttgaatgtgtcacatacacatttattaaaaatgtaggtAAATATATGTATCGGATCAGACTCTGTAACAGATTCCAATAtaaaaggacataaaaaaaatgatttctgaccaacaagttttttttgtatttgagctcatgtgtattttcttatcaatgaaaacaaccaaaatacaaatgtacagtattattGATGGACATTATTCTCTTTCAGTGTCAAACAGAAGGAGAATTGTCATCCTGGGAAAAACTGGAAGTGGGAAAAGCAGCCTGGCTAACACCATATTTGAAGATGAATCGTTCAAGATCGGCCGCACTGCCAACTCTGAAACTAGTAAATGTGGAGCCATAACAAAATCTGTCAATGGAAGAAACATCACTTTGATCGACACTCCTGGTTTCTTCGACACAGATCGatctgaggaggagctgaagccTGGAATAGTGAGGTGTATCACAGAGTGCGCTCCTGGGCCTCATGCTTTTCTCATTGTGCTTAAAGTGGAGAGATTCACAGAGCATGAGCAGGCTGTCATCGCTAAAATAAACCAATACTTTTCTGAAGAAGTTCTCAAGTTTGCGACAGTTCTCTTTACTCATGGTGACCAGCTCGAGGAAGGACAGACCATTGAGGACTTTGTCCTTGGTAATGAGCCTCTGAGTGATCTGGTGAAGAAGTGCGGAGGCCGCTGCCATGTCGTTGATAATAAATACTGGAAGAACAACCAGCAGGATGAATACAGGAACAACCAGTTCCAAGTGAAGGAGCTGCTCAAAACAATGGATAAGATATCTGAGGCAAACAGAGGAAGCTGCTACACCCATAAGGTGCTACAAGcagtggaggaaaaaataaaacaggaggaggagctcattAGAAACATGGAACCAGGAAACATGTCAGAGATAGAGATCAGAGAGAAGGCTAAAGACAGAGTATGTAAGAAATTATTGATTAGTGTGGCAGCTTTTACAGCAAGTGAAGTGTTACAAGCTTTTTTGGTGTAACgttgtttgtaaaaacagacacaattaTGCAGAGAGTTGCTGTTGTGCTGTTACAAACaataagacattttacatttagcaAAGCATTTGAGAAAGCAGGTGCTGGTGAAGCAGCATTTAAGGCAATAGTGGCTGCCATGAAACAACACTTTTAGTCTTAAAAGCACATTATAATACAGCCAAAGATGAAACAGATTCAAAACTATTGATCAGCTGTTACTCTTGAAGATGGGAGAGAAtgtatcattaaaaagtaacacCTCCCTGTAAATAACAAGACATCTTTAACCATTGAGCTTATCACgattattcatatatatgtaaCAAGTTGtacttattgtttcagtttcaaAGTTAATCACTTATTTCTGTTTCACCAGCTCACCACAGAGTGTCTGTTTGATGTTAGTGCATGTAACcacaaagataaaacatttttcagagcATAAATCAACTCTAATAAAGTGgtttaaatcaaactattgtAGACTGTTTGCTGTATTTCTGTCCGTTTCCTGTTACAGAGCTAACCAGAAAACCTACTTACACTAGCCTGTAcgtcatattttatattttacatccatatggtttacattttataattcatacctaaaataaatgttagatttgctcatcatgtttattttgtatttactcttGCTCATTGTCTCCTGTTGCAGAAATAACCAGAACCAATGTTAAATAATCtatgtaaaacataattttgttaGACAATAGTTAAGTTTTTTTGTGGATTACAATGTATCACcaagaaaaatatgaacaagCAATAATTTAAAACTATGGAAAATATTACTtgagcaaatattttttttttactcggTTAAGTAAACTACCGTCCTCcgaccacacaccacacacacacacacacacacacacacacacacacacacacacacacacacacacacacacacacacacacacacacacacacacacttacagtagGTGAAAGCAGagtcagagcagaggagaaaagagacacaTAGGACGGTCGTCTGGTCGAAAACTTTTACTCTTCATTGATTTCTCTTCTAACAACATTACAAGTAAGTTAAAGTTACTTCTTTCAGATATTATAATTTGTTCACAACGCTCACTGTACATTACTCTATGACATATTCTAGAAAGTTAGAAATTAATTGTGGCATTCCTGGAGTACTCTTTGAAGATGTCTGTTGAACTTGAACAGAGGAAGAGATCAGGGAGAAGGCTAAAGACGGAGCATATGATTGGCTTTTCGGACTGGCAGGTTTCACAACAACTATATTGTTAGGAGGTTTATTTGGTTTCGTATGTTTGCTCAAAAGGTGACAAGATAAAATGCAGCTGAGGAAGCAGACACACCAGGGGAAGCAGCAAAGAAGGCAGTAAAGGCTGTCATGAATGAACACTATCTGttttaaatgcacattataATACAGCCAAAGATGAAACAGAATCAAAACCATTAATTCCCCATGTTTAACCATTGAGCTGATCGTGTTCATtcatatgtaatatgtaataggTTGAACGTCTTGCCTGAGCTTCAAACTTTAAACTCAAAAGCAATTTGTTCTTCTTAATTAACCGTACATACCTACTTACACTTACCTGTACTTCAGATTTTATAAAGTACAATGTCTGATCCATCATGTTTATACTTTATGATCCTTACCTATAACATGTTTTGGCTTTTTATGCAATTTGGATTTGCtcttgatgtatttttgtatttactaTTCTGTGTTGCACAGCAATTTGCCTTGTGATAAAAAAGTTGTATACTTTCttatttttaccacaaaattgctgatgtgttttttagtaTATGTATTGTCAAGAAACCAGAATAAGAAAATTATTTCTAAAGCTTTCATAGATAAGATctcaatacatatatatatatatatatatatatatatatatattcaattacTAAGATTAATATTAAGTAATAGGTTGtacttattgtttcagtttcaaAGTTAATCACTTATTCCTGCTTCACCAGTTTACCACAGAGTGCCTGTTTGATGTTAGTGCATGTAACCTcaaagattaaacatttttgagagcatgaataaaatcttaaaagatggtttaaatcaaactattgtAGACTGTTTGCTGTTGAAACATTTCCCACTGTTTCCTGTTACAGAGCTAACCAGAAAACCTACTTACACTAACCTGTACTTCAGATTTTAAAGTGTACATccatattgtttacattttatgatgTATACCGATAAGAAATTTTAGATTTGCTggtcatgtattttttttttgtggattgtAATGTATCACCAAGACAAATATGAACAAGCAATGAATTCAAACCTATGAAAAACGTTATTTGAGCAAATTAAGTTTTTACTCAGTAAAGTAAACTATCCTCCTCTGaccacacccacccacacacacacacacacacatccacacatcacacacacacacacacacacacacacacacacacacacacacacacacacacacacttacaggaagtgaaagtgaaacttaagtaaaagcagagtcggagcagaggagaaaagagacacaTAGGACGGTCGTCTGGTCGAAAACTTTTACTCTTCACTGATTTCTCTTCTAACAACATTAAAAGTAAGTTAAAGTTACTTCTTTCAGTTATTATAATTTGTTCACAACGCTCACTCTACATTACTCTTTGATATATTCTAGAATGTTATGAACTAATTATGGCATTCCTGGAGTACTCTGTGAAGATGTTTgattaactatttttttttttaaaacaccgtCTTGAAAGAAGAAGACTGTGTGCAGACATGACTGCTTCTGCTACCAAAACCTCAACAATCAtattaatgtcaaattaaactTCCCTGTATGATCTTGAGCACATGAAACAGAGTTCATTAACgggtctgtgtgtttctgagaggaggagacctcTGCGTATAATTCGCCTCCTTAATATGAACACTGAGAGAATCATAACAGGGAGAAGTTGACTGCAATGAGAGCAATGgtggtaaaaacaacaactcccatgatcccacgCTACGTTACAACGTCACCAAACTCCATCTGTTATTGTTTAATGAGAGAGCCCTAGCAACAGAAAGTAAATACAGAGCAGTATAACAACACTAACATATGAGTTAATGTCTTaaaataagatgtaaaaaaGTTATGCTGAATATAATTCAGCTCTATGAATGATAATAACagacaattaatcaaaaataatttaatattatggCTTTATGAAAAGCTTTGCTCTAAGTCTTTTAgctgattttgaaaaaaaaacattttacaaactaagcttgggttttatttataatttatttgaatatttaaatataggAGATTCAATTAGTTTGATAAAATGTATGATAACCcaaagtgtaaaataataaacaacagcttttttttaaacaatcccGCAGTAGAGAGGATTAAAACAAGGATATCCTCTTTCTGCATATCCAGTTACTATTGCAACATCCTTTCAAGaatgaacaataaaacagaaagtttGAGAATAAATGCATGCTTtagaatgaattaaaaaaaacatcatgttaaGCAGGTGACTGTACTCTGTCAAAGATTGTTAAGGTTGTTTTCCTGAGTCGCATTATTTCAGTGAAACTTAACTTAATATCATATCACAAATTAAGAGGATCAATGTGATAGATTTGCATCAGGACCTCCAGTATTTGGACCAAGTAGCTCGTGAAAATGAGGAGCGTCAAATCTTGTAggcaaaatatttcattttaatgtgtcacatacacatttattgCCATAATACCCAATATAAAAGTACTAAGATCTGATCAGGGTCAAGAAAACCTCATCATCCATGTTTACAGAATGATCCTCTGTGTTATTCACCATGATAGATTAACGTATATTGCTAAACAGTGATTGGTAGTTTTAGAAAACTTCATACTAAAATGTTCTTGATGCTCGTTGGCCTTTTAAAGTATTGACaccatttttcattatcttgtTATGCAGCTGTTTAATAAGTATCAAATGATTTCttcccaacattttttttgtattccagctcatgtgtattttcttataaatgaaaacaaccaaaagacaaatgtacagtattattGATGGACATTATTCTCTTTCAGTGTCAAACGGAACGAGAATTGTCATCCTGGGAAAAACTGGAAGTGGGAAAAGCAGCCTGGCTAACACCATATTTGGAGATGAATCGTTCAAGATCGGCCGCACTGCCAAAACTGAAACTAGTAAATGTGGAGCCATAACAAAATCTGTCAATGGAAGAAACATCACTTTGATCGACACTCCTGGTTTCTTCGACACAGATCGatctgaggaggagctgaagccTGAAATAGTGAGGTGTATCACAGAGTGCGCTCCTGGGCCTCATGCTTTTCTCATTGTGCTTAAAGTGGATAAATTCACAGTGCATGAGCAGGCTGTCATCGCTAAAATAAACCAATACTTTTCTGAAGAAGTTCTCAAGTATTCCACAGTTCTCTTTACTTATGGTGACCAGCTCGAGGAAGGACAGACCATTGAGGACTTTGTCCGTGGTAATGAGCTTCTGAGTGATCTGGTGAAGAAGTGCGGAGGCCGCTGCCATGTCGTTGATAATAAATACTGGAAGAACAACCAGCAGGATGAATACAGGAACAACCAGTTCCAAGTGAAGGAGCTGCTCAAAACAATAGAAAAGATAACTGAGGCAAACAGAGGAAGCTACTACACCAATGAGATGCTACAAGCAgtggaggaagaaataaaacaggagGTGGAGCTCATTAGACAGTCACCAGGAAACATGTCAGAGATAGAGATCAGAGAGAAGGCTAAAGACAGAGTATCTGATTGGCTTTTGATCAAACTGGCAGGTATCACAACAGGTGTATTGTTAGGGGCTGTTTTTGGTGTAGTAGTGATGGTCAGAGTAGTTGTCTTACTTTTAGAGGCAGGACTTTCTTTTGCCAAAATTGCAAAAGGTGtatcagcagcaacagcaggagCAAAGTCTGTAATCGCTCTTACAGCGGTATCTGGTGTAGTGGGAGCAGTGTTAGGAGGTGGTACAGGATATTGTAGGAGGTGGTGCAGGCAGAGCTGAGGGAGCAGACACAGTATCGGAAGCAGCAAAGAGGGCAGCAAAGGCTGTTAAGGATGGAAGCAAATCTACTGTGGATGCAGTGAAATCTTTTTTGAGTTAAATACTAGAGTTTAAACCTGTAATTAGCTTTGATTCTTCAAGAGTATGATTAAAACATCATATCTCTGAATAAATTGCATGGAAATCTTGTTCTAAACAATATTTAACCACTGATATAGAAatgtttattcataaataatatgtaataGATTGTACTTATTGTTTGAGTTTCAAAGTTAATCACTTATTTCTGCTTAACCAGCTCACCACAGAGTGTCTGTTTGATGTTAGTGCATGAAAccaaaaagattaaaaaaaaaattcagagcatcaatcaactcttaaaagtggtttaaatcaaactattgtAGACTGTTTGCTGTATTTCTGTCTCCTGTTGAAACATTCCACATCGTTTCCTGTTTCAGACATAACCAGAAAACCTATTTACACTAACCTGTAcgtaatattttatattttacatccatattgtttacattttatgatttatacCTATAACATTTTTTGGCTctgtatgacatttttgatttgctccacatggtttttttttgtatttactatTGCTCACTGTCTCCTGTTACAGAAATAACCAGAATCTTTTTTCTGAAACATGTCAGAGATAGAGATCAGAGAGAAGGCTAAAGACAGAGTATATGAGAGGCTTTTAAAACTGGCAGGTTTCACAACAGCTGCATTGTTAGGGGCTGTTTTTGGTTTAGTACGTTTGTTCAAAAGGATGTGACAAGGTACATGCATATGAGGAAGCAGACAAACCAGGCAATCAGCAATTGATGCAGCAAAGGCTGTCATGAATGAACACTATCTGTCTTAAATGCACATTATAATACAGTCAAAGTTGAAACAGAATCAAAACCATAAATTCACCACACTTAACCATTGAGCTGATCGTGATCATtcatatgtaatatgtaataggTTGAATGTCTTGCCTGAGCTTCAAACTTTAAActcaaaagctttttcttttttattaattaaccGTACATACCTACTTACACTTACCTGTACTTCAGATTTTATAAAGTACATAAATGTCTGATCCATAATGTTTATACTTTATGATCCTTACCTATAACATGTTTTGGCTTTTTATGCAATTTGGATTTGCtcttgatgtatttttgtatttactaTTCTGTGTTGCACAGCAATTTGCCTTGtgataaaaaaagttgtatactttattatttttaccacaaaattgctgatgtgttttttagtaTATGTATTGTCAAGAAACCAGAATAAGAAAATTATTTCTAAAGCTTTCATAGATAAGATctcaatacatatatatatatatatatatattcaatcataagattaatatatatataggttgtacttattgtatcagtttaaatatatatatatata includes these proteins:
- the LOC129093868 gene encoding GTPase IMAP family member 7-like produces the protein MSNGTRIVILGKTGSGKSSLANTIFGDESFKIGRTAKTETSKCGAITKSVNGRNITLIDTPGFFDTDRSEEELKPEIVRCITECAPGPHAFLIVLKVDKFTVHEQAVIAKINQYFSEEVLKYSTVLFTYGDQLEEGQTIEDFVRGNELLSDLVKKCGGRCHVVDNKYWKNNQQDEYRNNQFQVKELLKTIEKITEANRGSYYTNEMLQAVEEEIKQEVELIRQSPGNMSEIEIREKAKDRVSDWLLIKLAGITTGVLLGAVFGVVVMVRVVVLLLEAGLSFAKIAKGVSAATAGAKSVIALTAVSGVVGAVLGGGTGYCRRWCRQS
- the LOC129093735 gene encoding GTPase IMAP family member 7-like, which translates into the protein MSNRRRIVILGKTGSGKSSLANTIFEDESFKIGRTANSETSKCGAITKSVNGRNITLIDTPGFFDTDRSEEELKPGIVRCITECAPGPHAFLIVLKVERFTEHEQAVIAKINQYFSEEVLKFATVLFTHGDQLEEGQTIEDFVLGNEPLSDLVKKCGGRCHVVDNKYWKNNQQDEYRNNQFQVKELLKTMDKISEANRGSCYTHKVLQAVEEKIKQEEELIRNMEPGNMSEIEIREKAKDRVCKKLLISVAAFTASEVLQAFLV